The Antechinus flavipes isolate AdamAnt ecotype Samford, QLD, Australia chromosome 4, AdamAnt_v2, whole genome shotgun sequence genomic interval gaatgaggaagagaagcAGAGGGGGCTGGACAAGCGGACCCCAGCGCAGATCGCCTACGAGAAGATGCAGGAGAAGAGGCaaatggaaagaatcttaaagaaagcATCCAAAACTCATAAGCAGAGGGTGGAGGATTTCAACAGACACTTAGATACTCTCACTGAACATTATGACATCCCCAAAGTCAGCTGGACAAAATAGACTCCTGTCACATTGAGTGGTGTGGCCCTGAAGAAGAGGAATCAGTTGTGTTCTGGGTAACTGTGGTATGTTGTATAAATGCTTCCACCCTTCTCtatcctcccccttcccctcccccttttctggaTGTTTCTCAATAAGACTATTTTTAAAGGTTCTGTAATCAAGTTAGTAACTTGTCACACTTTATTAAAGTGAGACTTGAggtaatttaaatttctttgtgaCACAAAATTTCTAAtctttagattaaaaaatatcTGTTATTTATACAAGGTCATTGACACTTATTTACaaagcgttaacttagctgagtcttataaaagatatgaatggatagttttgccacagggaatgaagaacagccccactatgtgtcaaatgtttgttgctgctgctcttgctccaataagaaaagcatttccaaaagttatgctattacattatatggatgatatattgggatgtgcacctgaggaacaaatgctagaagcatgtctacaaaagaccatagaaacactaagatactacaaacttcatatcgctacagaaaaaaattcaaaggcatgctccttttcaatatttaggatatgaaatatatcctaaggcacttacactacaccaaaaactgtctttaagaatagagaggttgaacaccttaaatgatttccaaaaattaataggagatatccaatggatgcgtccagtattaggtttaactaccaatcaattgcaacccctatatgacattttaaggggagacactgctttaaattcaccacgccagcttacaaaagaagctcaagaggccttgagagaagttgaactggctttatccaatgtagttgaaagagtaactcaaaaacccttggaaatatcagtttttgctacgaaagaagcacccacagcagtccttcatcaaggagacagtgtgatagagtaggtgaacctcccagcacaaccagaacaaagccttacgccttacccagtgcttgtggctagaattctactAAAGGCCATTAAAGCGAGcggtacaattatctgggacaagacctgacaagatatacaccttttatacaaatgcacaaattaatgtatgctgtgaaaccatcccagagtg includes:
- the LOC127560541 gene encoding protein FAM32A — protein: MAAYEQVQRSALKLKGVSELGVTKRKKRKDKDKSKVLEQIMTSKKNEEEKQRGLDKRTPAQIAYEKMQEKRQMERILKKASKTHKQRVEDFNRHLDTLTEHYDIPKVSWTK